The following proteins are encoded in a genomic region of Arachis ipaensis cultivar K30076 chromosome B02, Araip1.1, whole genome shotgun sequence:
- the LOC107625932 gene encoding arginase 1, mitochondrial-like produces the protein MFSTFFQPPLRPLVLGGDHSISYPVVRAVSEKLGGPVDILHLDAHPDIYHCFEGNKYSHASSFARIMEGGYARRLLQVGIRSITTEGREQGNKFGVEQYEMRTFSRDREYLENLKLGEGVKGVYVSIDVDCLDPAFAPGVSHIEPGGLSFRDVLNILHNLQGDIVAADVVEFNPQRDTVDGMTAMVAAKLVRELTAKIAK, from the exons ATGTTTTCTACATTCTTCCAGCCTCCATTACGACCCTTAGTTTTAGGTGGCGATCACTCAATATCATATCCAGTTGTTCGAGCCGTCTCTGAAAAACTTGGAGGACCAGTTGATATTCTTCATCTTGATGCACATCCTGATATCTATCATTGTTTTGAAGGAAACAAGTATTCACATGCTTCGTCTTTTGCTCGAATCATGGAGGGTGGTTATGCCAGGCGACTATTGCAg GTTGGTATAAGATCAATAACAACAGAAGGGCGCGAACAAGGCAACAAATTCGGGGTTGAGCAATATGAAATGCGAACATTTTCAAGAGATCGTGAATATTTAGAAAACCTg AAACTTGGTGAAGGTGTGAAAGGTGTATATGTCTCAATAGATGTGGATTGTCTTGATCCTGCTTTTGCTCCTGGAGTGTCTCACATCGAACCGGGAGGTCTCTCTTTCCGCGATGTTCTCAACATCCTACACAACCTTCAAGGCGACATTGTTGCCGCAGACGTGGTTGAATTCAATCCGCAACGTGATACAGTTGACGGTATGACTGCCATGGTAGCCGCAAAGTTGGTGAGAGAACTGACTGCCAAGATTGCAAAATGA